One genomic region from Argentina anserina chromosome 2, drPotAnse1.1, whole genome shotgun sequence encodes:
- the LOC126784956 gene encoding uncharacterized protein LOC126784956 — protein MDSQRAVFDSVKTEKANAMRRYRWRQNLRWFLKACLPLAPLSYVLCLEAPRQVLIAVFSSNLCVFLLFNALLVVTCVLSGESLSGSDNSGGDAEPDIYDEYVANVDFTRRSGGLTTGLKELAGPEGEEDLVNGKEVGCVVPSRSMFLGYESMAERDTTTLPADISNFRRTESDENVNVEFLLPVCEDKAVTESKIVVSPVSAVTTKTSGRGKESEKVKSYRRTHSESFKKERREPKRGLQRSVTEKHRKNEPDRRCSVEELSDEEFQRQVELFINSNKRIQMLENR, from the coding sequence ATGGATTCACAGAGAGCTGTCTTCGACAGTGTCAAGACCGAGAAAGCCAATGCCATGAGACGTTACCGGTGGCGCCAGAACCTCCGGTGGTTCTTGAAGGCGTGTCTGCCACTTGCGCCGCTCTCTTACGTACTCTGCCTCGAGGCTCCCCGCCAAGTCCTTATCGCCGTCTTCAGCAGCAACCTCTGCGTTTTCTTGCTTTTCAATGCCTTGCTTGTTGTCACGTGTGTTTTGTCCGGTGAAAGTCTCTCCGGCAGCGACAACTCTGGAGGAGATGCGGAGCCGGATATTTACGATGAGTACGTCGCCAACGTGGATTTTACTCGCCGGAGTGGTGGCCTCACCACCGGATTGAAGGAGTTAGCCGGTCCGGAAGGTGAGGAGGATTTAGTGAACGGCAAAGAAGTGGGATGCGTTGTTCCTAGCCGGAGTATGTTTCTCGGATATGAGTCTATGGCGGAAAGAGATACGACCACGTTGCCGGCGGATATTTCAAACTTTAGAAGAACTGAATCTGATGAGAATGTGAATGTGGAGTTTCTGCTTCCGGTCTGTGAAGACAAAGCGGTTACAGAAAGTAAAATTGTGGTCTCTCCGGTTTCCGCAGTTACTACAAAAACTAGTGGTCGCGGTAAGGAAAGCGAAAAGGTGAAGAGTTACCGGAGGACACATTCGGAGAGTTTCAAGAAGGAGAGGAGGGAGCCTAAGAGGGGTTTGCAGCGATCAGTAACAGAGAAGCACCGGAAAAATGAGCCGGACAGGCGGTGCTCGGTGGAGGAGTTGTCCGATGAGGAGTTCCAGCGTCAAGTTGAATTATTCATTAATTCCAACAAGAGGATTCAGATGCTTGAGAACAGATAA
- the LOC126784964 gene encoding 50S ribosomal protein L31, chloroplastic, whose protein sequence is MALSLTNTFLQGHSCAPLLPPKKAPNVVSGSYRPVVTCRKKEIHPEFYEDAKVYCKGELVMTAGGTQKEYVVDVWSGNHPFYLGNRSGLLVDDDQVEKFRKKYGGLTEIMEIPVLKGEIVLPSRKKGASKGGKKK, encoded by the exons ATGGCGCTCAGTCTAACCAACACCTTCCTCCAAGGACACTCCTGCGCACCACTCCTCCCTCCCAAGAAG GCCCCCAATGTTGTTTCCGGGAGCTACCGGCCGGTGGTGACGTGCAGGAAGAAGGAGATACACCCGGAGTTCTACGAGGACGCCAAAGTGTACTGCAAAGGAGAGCTGGTGATGACAGCCGGTGGGACCCAGAAGGAGTACGTGGTGGATGTCTGGTCGGGGAACCACCCGTTCTACCTCGGCAACCGGTCGGGTCTGCTGGTCGACGATGACCAGGTCGAGAAGTTCAGGAAGAAGTACGGCGGGCTCACCGAGATTATGGAGATTCCGGTGCTCAAAGGAGAGATTGTGCTGCCTTCTAGGAAAAAGGGGGCTTCTAAAGGAGGCaagaagaagtag
- the LOC126784943 gene encoding glucose-1-phosphate adenylyltransferase large subunit, chloroplastic/amyloplastic-like: MDSCCATLKANALPAEVRGGGLKNQGSSFWGESIRRSIKGRDLNTKLFKSLKSERKIKPGVAHSILTSPHITQENATFKEPLFETQKADPKNVASIILGGGAGTRLFPLTSRRAKPAVPIGGCYRLIDIPMSNCINSGIKKIFILTQFNSFSLNRHLARTYNFGDGMNFGDGFVEVLAATQTPGEAGKKWFQGTADAVRQFVWVFEDAKNKNVEHIVILSGDHLYRMNYLDFVQKHIDTNADITVSCIPMDETRASDYGLMKIDQFGRIVQFAEKPKGIDLEAMQVDTTVLGLSELDAMKNPYIASMGVYVFRTEVLLNLLRFSYPSSNDFGSEIIPAAVRSHNVQAFLFNDYWEDIGTVKSFFDANLALTEQPPKFEFNDPKTPFYTSPRFLPPTKVEKCRIMDAIISHGCFLRECSVQHSIVGVRSRLEYGAELKDTMMMGADYYQTEDEIASLLANGKVPIGVGENTKIWNCIIDKNAKIGRNVVITNTDGVEEAERPEDGFYIRSGITVVLKNATIKDGTII, from the exons ATGGATTCTTGCTGTGCGACTCTGAAGGCTAATGCCCTTCCGGCTGAAGTCAGAGGAGGGGGTTTGAAGAACCAAGGTAGTAGCTTTTGGGGTGAGAGTATCAGGAGGAGTATAAAAGGCAGAGATTTGAATACCAAGTTGTTCAAAAGCTTGAAATCTGAAAGAAAGATTAAGCCCGGTGTGGCACACTCtattcttacctctcctcatatCACCCAAGAAAATGCG ACTTTTAAGGAACCATTATTTGAGACTCAAAAGGCTGACCCAAAGAATGTTGCTTCTATCATTTTGGGTGGAGGTGCTGGAACTCGACTGTTTCCACTCACCAGCAGAAGAGCCAAGCCTGCG GTTCCAATCGGAGGGTGTTACAGGCTTATTGATATCCCAATGAGTAATTGCATCAACAGTGGCATCAAAAAGATATTTATACTTACACAATTCAACTCTTTCTCGCTCAATCGCCACCTTGCTCGTACTTACAATTTTGGAGATGGTatgaattttggagatgggtTCGTGGAG GTTTTGGCCGCCACACAAACACCAGGAGAAGCTGGGAAAAAATGGTTTCAAGGAACAGCTGATGCTGTAAGACAATTTGTATGGGTGTTTGAG GACGCTAAGAACAAAAATGTCGAGCATATAGTGATATTATCCGGGGATCACCTCTATCGGATGAACTATCTAGATTTTGTGCAG aaacatattgacacaaatgcTGACATTACAGTTTCATGCATACCCATGGATGAGAC CCGCGCATCAGATTACGGTCTTATGAAAATTGACCAGTTCGGTCGTATAGTCCAATTTGCTGAGAAACCTAAAGGCATCGATCTAGAAGCAATG CAAGTTGATACCACTGTACTAGGGCTTTCTGAGCTTGATGCCATGAAAAATCCTTATATTGCATCAATGGGTGTTTATGTCTTTAGAACTGAGGTCCTGCTAAACCTATTAAGATTTAGCTACCCATCTTCCAATGATTTTGGGTCTGAGATTATTCCAGCAGCTGTGAGGAGCCACAATGTCCAG gcatttttattcaatgactatTGGGAGGATATTGGAACTGTAAAATCCTTTTTTGATGCCAACTTGGCCCTCACAGAACAG CCTCCAAAGTTTGAATTCAATGATCCAAAGACACCTTTCTACACGTCTCCAAGATTCTTACCTCCTACTAAAGTTGAAAAATGCAGG ATTATGGATGCGATAATATCGCATGGTTGCTTCTTACGAGAATGTAGTGTTCAACACTCCATAGTTGGTGTGCGCTCACGATTGGAGTACGGTGCAGAACTAAAG GATACTATGATGATGGGTGCAGACTACTACCAAACTGAAGATGAAATTGCCTCTCTACTAGCTAATGGAAAGGTTCCAATTGGTGTGGGAGAAAATACCAAAATCTG GAATTGCATAATCGATAAGAATGCCAAAATAGGAAGAAATGTCGTCATAACAAATACTGAT GGAGTTGAAGAAGCAGAGAGGCCAGAGGACGGGTTTTACATAAGGTCAGGAATCACAGTCGTACTGAAGAATGCTACCATTAAAGATGGAACTATAATATAA
- the LOC126784345 gene encoding agamous-like MADS-box protein AGL82 yields MGRGGGKLNMKLISDERSRKVTFKKRKDGILKKADEFSILCGVDTCLIIYGPKQSDRRPAELYTRPQNPDEVNRIIERFKLNNKPATKTYNLSDWLLEQKGKMDAKIYKLRSDMYETKYPTWDDRIDEFSEHQMEELIHVLDQKIESGKRTLNNVRAVRAPSILLLGGSDVANGTSQKLSDHIYDYAHYHGEYEKEKPSCVGMMDMHMPFSLDQPISYSQMFQYDSNLHSMMTDPLMQYPSTYYDLRRENQMIQSPAENLIMFNGTPSSSMRHEAPLIQKPLSYTPYPMNISSVSTQLGTSEVKNSEDD; encoded by the coding sequence ATGGGTCGTGGTGGTGGAAAACTGAACATGAAACTCATTTCCGATGAGCGATCTCGCAAGGTTACGTTCAAAAAGAGAAAGGATGGCATTTTAAAGAAAGCTGATGAGTTTTCAATACTTTGTGGAGTAGATACGTGCTTGATAATCTATGGCCCAAAACAGTCTGATCGTCGACCTGCCGAACTTTACACCCGACCACAAAACCCAGATGAAGTTAATCGCATTATTGAAAGATTCAAGCTCAATAACAAACCAGCTACCAAAACTTATAATTTGTCTGATTGGTTGCTTGAGCAAAAAGGCAAGATGGATGCTAAAATTTATAAACTGAGGAGTGATATGTATGAAACCAAGTACCCGACGTGGGATGATCGTATCGATGAATTTTCAGAACATCAAATGGAAGAGCTTATACATGTGTTGGATCAAAAGATTGAATCCGGGAAGAGAACACTCAATAATGTGAGGGCAGTCAGGGCACCATCAATATTGTTGCTGGGTGGAAGCGATGTTGCTAATGGGACTAGCCAAAAGCTCTCTGATCATATATACGATTATGCACACTACCATGGTGAATATGAGAAGGAAAAGCCTAGCTGTGTAGGTATGATGGATATGCACATGCCCTTCTCACTTGATCAACCTATTAGCTATTCTCAGATGTTTCAATATGATTCAAATCTGCATTCGATGATGACTGATCCATTGATGCAATATCCAAGCACTTACTATGATCTAAGAAGAGAAAATCAGATGATCCAGTCTCCTGCCGAGAATTTAATTATGTTTAATGGCACTCCAAGTTCTTCTATGAGACACGAAGCTCCACTGATACAGAAGCCTCTGTCGTACACTCCATACCCGATGAATATTTCGAGTGTTTCAACACAACTTGGAACTTCAGAAGTAAAGAATAGTGAAGATGATTGA
- the LOC126784947 gene encoding mannan endo-1,4-beta-mannosidase 7: MKTWGLVFFALLLLQSHGVLFQQVEAEDGFVKTNGVQFVLNGIPYYANGFNAYWLMYMASDPSQRNLVSSAFQQASKNGLTIARTWAFNDGGYRALQNSPGSYNEQTFQGLDFVVSEARKYGIKLVLSLVNSYENFGGRKQYVEWARSQGHQSINSEDDFFTNYVVKGYYRNHIKTVLTRRNSLTGVVYKDEPTIMAWELMNEPRCNSDPSGRTIQAWITEMASYLKSIDGNHLLEAGLEGFYGESKQHTNPNYFQVGTDFIANNQIPGIDFATVHSYPDQWLPGSSYEEQVSFLSSWIDNHIQDAHNILHKPVLFAEFGRSLRESGYTTSQRDRIFNTVYSAIYASARGGGAAVGGLFWQLLAEGMDSFQDGYGLVLSESSSTVGIIAEESRRLTEIRKKYARLRNIEKWKRAREIRRAQWWSGNKVNDTGN, translated from the exons ATGAAGACTTGGGGTCTGGTTTTCTTTGCTCTTTTGCTTCTTCAAAGCCATGGAGTTCTTTTCCAACAAGTAGAAGCAGAAGATGGATTTGTGAAAACCAATGGAGTCCAGTTTGTCCTGAATGGAATCCCTTATTATGCCAATGGGTTCAATGCCTACTGGTTAATGTACATGGCCTCTGATCCGTCTCAGAGAAACCTCGTCTCCTCTGCCtttcaacaagcttccaaAAATGGCCTCACAATTGCAAGAACCTGGGCTTTCAATGATGGTGGTTACAGAGCTCTACAGAACTCTCCTGGCTCTTACAATGAGCAAACTTTCCAG GGGTTGGATTTTGTTGTATCTGAGGCAAGAAAGTATGGGATAAAGTTGGTGCTGAGTTTGGTGAATAGCTATGAGAATTTTGGAGGCAGGAAGCAGTATGTGGAATGGGCAAGAAGCCAAGGACATCAGTCTATAAATTCTGAGGATGATTTCTTCACCAACTATGTTGTGAAAGGCTACTACAGAAATCATATCAAG ACTGTACTCACCAGAAGGAATAGTCTCACTGGAGTGGTGTACAAAGATGAACCAACTATTATGGCTTGGGAGCTGATGAATGAACCAAGATGCAATTCTGATCCATCAGGAAGAACCATTCAG GCTTGGATTACAGAGATGGCGTCTTACTTGAAATCTATAGATGGAAATCATTTGCTAGAAGCTGGTCTTGAAGGCTTCTATGGAGAATCAAAGCAGCATACTAATCCAAACTATTTTCAAGTTGGTACAGATTTTATTGCAAACAATCAGATTCCCGGGATTGACTTTGCCACTGTTCACTCTTACCCTGACCAATG GCTACCAGGGTCAAGTTATGAAGAGCAAGTCTCTTTCTTGAGCAGTTGGATCGATAATCATATCCAAGATGCACACAACATTCTTCACAAGCCAGTTCTCTTTGCTGAGTTTGGAAGGTCTTTGAGAGAGTCAGGCTATACCACCAGCCAACGTGACCGGATTTTCAACACTGTCTACTCGGCTATCTATGCATCGGCTAGGGGAGGAGGCGCAGCTGTTGGGGGCTTATTCTGGCAACTTCTAGCTGAAGGAATGGACTCATTTCAAGACGGATATGGGCTAGTGTTGAGTGAGAGCTCCTCAACAGTTGGTATAATTGCCGAGGAGTCTCGGAGGCTTACTGAGATTCGCAAGAAGTATGCCAGGCTGAGAAACATTGAGAAGTGGAAGAGAGCTAGGGAGATCAGAAGGGCTCAGTGGTGGTCTGGGAATAAGGTGAATGATACAGGAAACTGA